The proteins below are encoded in one region of Macaca nemestrina isolate mMacNem1 chromosome 10, mMacNem.hap1, whole genome shotgun sequence:
- the LOC105470124 gene encoding large ribosomal subunit protein uL11-like, translated as MKIIMAILEARGQQSSTLKVIKRSQFWLRIQESTKVSFEVKDRKIGFPASRLSAQRGRRCNFLRSSRIRVHPTPAATTMPPKFDPNEIKVIYLRCTGGEVGATSALAPKIGPLGLSPKKVGDDIAKATGDWKGLRITVKLTIQNRQAQIEVVPSASALIIKALKEPPRDRKKQKNIKHSGNITFDEIINIAGQMRHRSLARELSGTIKEILGTAQSVGCNVDGRHPHDIIYDINSGAVECPAS; from the coding sequence ATGAAAATCATAATGGCAATACTGGAAGCCAGAGGACAGCAGAGCAGCACCCTCAAAGTTATAAAGAGAAGTCAGTTTTGGCTTAGAATTCAGGAGTCTACCAAAGTATCATTTGAggttaaagatagaaaaataggATTTCCGGCCTCTCGGCTTTCGGCTCAGAGGGGGCGAAGGTGCAACTTTCTTCGGTCCTCCCGAATCCGGGTTCATCCGACACCAGCCGCCACCACCATGCCGCCGAAGTTCGACCCCAACGAGATCAAAGTCATATACCTGAGGTGCACCGGAGGTGAAGTCGGCGCCACTTCTGCGCTGGCCCCCAAGATCGGCCCCCTGGGTCTGTCTCCGAAAAAGGTTGGTGATGACATTGCCAAGGCAACGGGTGACTGGAAGGGCCTGAGGATTACAGTGAAACTGACCATTCAGAACAGACAGGCCCAGATTGAGGTGGtgccttctgcctctgccctgaTCATCAAAGCCCTCAAGGAACCAccgagagacagaaagaaacagaaaaacattaaacacagtGGGAATATCACTTTTGATGAGATCATCAACATTGCTGGACAGATGCGGCACCGATCCTTAGCCAGAGAACTCTCTGGAACCATTAAAGAGATCCTGGGGACTGCCCAGTCTGTAGGCTGTAATGTTGATGGCCGCCACCCCCATGACATCATATATGACATCAACAGTGGTGCTGTGGAATGCCCAGCTAGTTAA